The Thunnus maccoyii chromosome 12, fThuMac1.1, whole genome shotgun sequence genomic interval TATTTTATGATGCTAGATTATGATTTATAACTCATTCTATTCCACAACCAGTTTCAAAAGTCTCATGATTTTTGGattacatcactgtgacatGTGTCTCATTCACCTAGGcagtttgttaaataaatacaggAAAATGGCTGCCAACAGAGCGAATAGACCACACAAAATATTTGACAGTAGCCTATAGGACTGGTGATGCAATATTATCAGTCACCGGAAAAAAGAAGTATAACAAGAATAgtatgaaagaaatgaaaacattaccTGCATGTAAGTCTGTACATTTCCTCTGGAGTTTGTGGTAAGGGCAGTGTCTTCTTCTTTGAGCCAGGCCTTGAGCGTTGCCTTCTTGCTTTACAGTCAAATGCTAAAAGACAGAATTTAATTTAGAAATGTATAGCACTACCTTTGAAAGTACAGCACAGCCTGCTAATCTaacattttgaataaacaaaAGACAATGATAACCACTGGAACATTTGGATGTTGTTGAATGATGTTCCAACAATAGTACATTCCCacacaacatattttgttaGTTCAGTAAATCCATCAGTCTGGATGTCTGGACATTATTAGCACTGGCTTTATTCATACTGTTTGGCCTTGTGCCAGTGAGGTGAATAGTCTAGCTCTGTCTCAGCTGCATTAGCTGATCCAAAGCGACTGAGACACAAGACCCAATATATAGGTGATGATCTGTGCCTGCAGACAAAGAAGGCCCTGAGGGTTTTTTGCATTGAAAAGGTCGTTCCTCCCACAAATGCACCCACCAAgtttcaaaattaaaatcttAGCAATACATCACTTGCCGATGTCCTTCTAGACCCTTACCTTGGGGAGGACACAAATAACCACTGGTACACTAATTATAACTATGATATGACGTCACACACcctagtggtatctagccaGTAGTCACAGATACTTTTGGTTGTATCTGctgaggttttgagatatcagtctgagatttctgctgccAACTCAATACAGTGGAAgtgaatggaatttcatttgtcAAAAAGTGTTTTGAGCGGTCGTAGAAACAGTGACCAGGTTACTTGGGTACTATTAGGTAGGTAGAATTTGCCTCCTgcaaaagttatcaaaattgttcacagtgaggtctgtgtTGTCCTGAGTAAAAGGGACATTGTTTCTGTAAAGACACATTGTGGCtgaatttttcaaatatttttcaatgtATTGAGCAGCTTAAACAAAATTGCATTCAGCCCCATTGCATGAGgggatatctcaaaacctgaaACTTCCTGCATGGCTGCTTACCACTAGCAGTAGGGTGAAtcaacttttcaaatgtgaattcGCCCTTGTTACAATAAAAATTTAAGATTGCTTGACCAATGATATCTGTTGATACTGTGTTCGCAATTCACTTGGAACATATGTTCATATGCTCCTGGAATAATTGTATGATGCAAAGCATTCATGACTAACAGTCCTCTTTAAAAGCTTGGTGAAGAAATGCAACTCTCCTCTGTCAAAGGTCCAATGTGAAGGTTTTGACCAATAGTGGTGGTatagagcaatgtttttatgagtgtaTCCCCATCTTTGGGGGTGATTGtagctcaggaggtagagcggatCGTCCACTAATCAGGAGGCCAGTGGTTtgatccctggctcctccagtccgcatgttgaagtgcccttgggcaagatactgaacccttAACTGCTCCttatggctgtgccatcagtgtgtatgtgtgtgaatggatgagtGAGCATTGGAAACATGGCAAAGTGCTATATCATtactgatgagcaggttggcaccttgcatggcagcctctgccatcagtgtatgaatgtgtgtgtaaatgggtgaatgttggcatgtattgtaaagcactttgtgtgaGTGGTCAGTAAACTAGAAAAGCGCTATATGAATCATGCACTTTCACAATGGTTTTAGGGGTGCTTCATACAACAAGATTACAAGTTCAGCCAGGCTTCCTTCAGTAAGTCAGGCTTATTTTCTAGAAATTCTGTTGGCTTTATCAAAGTGATTGATCCTGGTTCAGTTTTATAGGCCATTTCAAGACAGGCTTTTCACAATCAGTCCTGCTTTTCTGAGCTCTCTTTATGAAACACCCCTTTGGTgacagtaacacaaagaggACTACTAGCTAGCAAACATAGATGTTAACAATGTAGGTTTTAAAATATCCGAAAACGGCTTTGGCTTTGGTGAGGaaaaagtgaatgtaaacataagaGTGTTTACATGAAAACTACACAGAGTGCTTTTTTAAGAAAGAGTGCCTAGGCTTGATTCCACTGGGCACGTCTGAGCCCCATTTCAGCTGTGACATGGCCGCTGGAGTAGATTGTGGTCACTCTAGTCAATGCTTGTGATTTCATCAGATGCGCTGCAGTGCATTTGAGAAGCAACACAGAAGCATCTCTCCGCTCTGCTCAGCTAAAAATACGTGCCCACTCTATTTTTGACAGAAGCTGTgtcaagctgcacagagcagattgAGTCAggcaggaagtcagccacaggAACAGCATAGAGcatccggtcaattttcaaaataacacACCCTGTGCGGACTCCGGATTGTATatcacatcactacatcaaTAATACGTTATAATGGTGTGCTCACACAGAACACGAAGAGAATTTTTTGCGCGACAACAGTACATACAAAGTATGCAAAGAGGCAAGTAGACACAAATTTGTGTCTATTCATGCCAGACAAAGCGAATGATGCAAATTTACCAATAGACCACTTTATGGTCTGTAGTTGTCGTTTGGGAAGTACAGTAAATCAACAGGTTTTTGGGGAGAGTTTTGTGTGACGGATTAATGGAGTttatcacagcaaaacaaacagagaagagtTGATAATGTATCTCTCAGTGTTTACAGATAAGTGTTGGTGTGACTGTTAGCAGGAGGATTGATGGCAGGCAGGCTGAGCTTCAGTAACATCACTGTTTTGGCTTCTATTGTCCGGGTGGGGACCAGTCAGTGCCTGCCATTGCTTGCTGgctgtttggggtgaataaacacaaatgttccCGCGATCAAACTCACGCGAGTAATGTGAATAGAAACGTATGTCCCTACGATCAAACTTGCACGAATAATGCAAGGTGAAAATTTGCTTCgcgtttggtgtgaacacaacatAATCAGTTGCACCAGGCTAGAAGTCAAATGTTCAGAGGATATTTGTCACCATGGATGACAAAGGTTCATCAATGGAAAATCAATGGAAGATTTTATATGACCCCACTGCTGCCATGACTGTCCCAGTCCCTGGCTTCCTCTCCAGGTAGAGTGGTAGCTCTTCTCTCTGGCACTGCCAGAACAAAATTATCCTCTTCTATAATGCTCCTGGTGGGGTATGACACAGAACGAAGTACAGAACAAAACCACGTTGCAGCCGGAATACAATGCAGCCATGCCTGGTGGAAACAAGATGTAAAGGTGTGTCCATATGTGTGTCACCCTGAGAATTTTGGGGCAGTTTACAGACTTTCTAGTCTGAGATTATGATGAATTTGGGTCCAGGAATTGACTTGAAAACTATTTTGCAAAAAGGACCTTCTACATGCAATTAGGTGACCAGAGAAGCTGCTGGTGCACCAACAAGGATGAGAACCTGCACTGGTTTTCCCAACCCCCTAACACTGCCAATTTTGTTCACTGGAACACACAACCAAGCTAGAGGTATCAATACCAGTAACTGACCTCATTTCTCTGCTGTGCTGGACAGGAACTTTAACCACTGCACCACCCCCTTGCCCAAgaacatgaatgtttgaatTTGCTGAGCACTGGTTATACCTCTATACTGGCTTAAAATGGttcagaaataaatgaaattagaGAAGGCAAAATTTTCtgagaaaatgtttgtgtaaacaCTGTTGGTAGTAGAACATGCTATACACCCCAGACTGCTACTGATACTTGAAAAGGatgatttcttttaatttaatgctgttgttgatGCCACTTACTGGTTCCCTCTAGTAAGGCGTTCCTTTTTCGTTTTGCATATGCCCGGAGGTGATTAGACAAGCTAACTCCACTGTGGAAAGTTGCATTGCAATGGACACACACCTTCCTGTTGAATTCACCTTTCtctgtaaaagacaaaaaatacaaagacaaacaaataaacacaaaaaaccccATCAATATAGTGATCCTTATTTGTTGGTGGTCAAAGAAGTGTTTCACTAGCCTCTCTGGTTAATATCATGTTACTCTTTAAGGAGCTGTAGGACTTGACTTCATTACAACAGGTACTTTTTGTATCTGTATACTAACTGTAAACTAACCCCTATAACATCAGCCATTTCACTTTCACTGTCTTTAGTTTTTGCTCTTATATTAAATTAGATTATCGTgatcaatattattatatttgcaAAAGTAAGGTTAAGAAATAAGACAATAGCTGTGAGGAAGAATGCTCTACATGCTAGATTCCGTCATTAAACTGtatacacaaaatatataacatttgaGGCATTTTATCAAAACATGTAATTTGCTGAGGAGGTTAGAGGTGTGACTATTGCCTAGCTGTCTTGCTTTGATCTATGCCTACCAAGTTGTAACGGAATAGCTTAAGTTATAATATAGCTTCTGCTATATGACTCTTTCTGATGTACACAAGACAATATGACACTATATCCTATTTCTGACAATGACAATTGACCAATTAAAGAGTACATAGTCTGTAACATCTGTGCCTCAGCAGGAGGCCTGTCAAATTTAACAAAGCAGTTTCTAAAATTCAACTCTCATTACTATGTTAATAGGTGCTGTTGACGTAACACTAAAATGAACATCTTATTCCTTTATTGCAAGTATATCAGCCAAATTATGAAAATCTTTCAAATAATTATTTGCTGCATGCAGAACACAACACATAACAGTTGCTATAGAGCTGAGGCAGGGCATTTTTTGTCGATTAAAGGTCATatacttatctttttttttccccccttcgaGGAGTATTTTTATAGCCTGAATTTACAATCTATCAATCTGACActggtctttaaaaaaaactggaacATGATAATAGAGCCTAAACAATAATTAATAAGCAGATTGGCTTGTCACAGGTATATTGAATCAGCATAATTGACATAtgcaaaaaaacacttgaagtACACTGAAGAACATTTAAGTTATTAATTTATAAACTATGCATTTTTTATGTATACTTTTCTTCATTCAGGTTAAATAGTTTTGTATTGtagttattttaatttatagTTAATAAATTCACAGTGAGTTTTattgttcaatttttttttactacattatcattttttatcattaaagttTGATATCTGTAAAATATCCTGCCTCTGTGCAATTGTCCCTTTTTTCCACTAATATAATAGATGGATTCATCCAAAAATGTTTGCTGTgccaaatgtattttgttgatatatgtaaaaacacaaatattggACAAAATATCTTTAACCACAGTACTGATTTTGAAAATTCAAATGTCATATACATTATACTGGATTTTCAGTCAATGTTGTAGCACTGCTTTTGACGTGCTGAAGTTCATGTGAAGTGCTATTCAACTAAATTTTAGTCTCATTACTGTAGTAAGTTTCTGAGGTCTTAAAAGATGAAATGCAACATagatttttcactttcttgtaaataaaaaatatcaaaaggAGTACAGGGTGGATTGTTCTTAATCAAAACACTTAAGCAGTATTCCACTTCCTGTCTAACCTTTCTGGTAATGACTGTAAGGAGGTTACTTACCAGATATTGAGTTTGGCAGTGAAGATGAAACTCTTGAACCTGAACTGTGCTCACTGTTTGAAGAAACTGCTAACATGTTTCTTGACATCTGAGAAGACCCCTTTAGTTTGGAGTCTTCCTGACACTTCCTCTTCTTCAGAATTCCTATCAAGGCATTCGTGCCTGAGAGTGAATTTTTAACATCCAACTTAGTTTCTAGTTGCCTTTTTTCAGATTCCATTTCCGCTAAAGAAAATGTGGGCATCAGTGGTTTGGCATCAGTGCAAACACTTGAAACAgaattattttttgtgattCCAATGGGGGTTGGCGTGAAACGATCAACACTGGACAGCTTTGGTGAAGCACCATATTGGAAATGGTTCCGCCTCTTTCCCAGAATTTGGAGCGCCCTCTGGAACTCCTTCTTGTCGCGCATCAACTCCCGAAGTAAAAATAATGGGGATTTGTTCTTTGTTGCAAAGCTTTTACCAAGCTTTTTGAGGTGGCCACGTATATGGTTGGACTGCCCAGTCCTGTTATCAAATGAATCACCACATAATGGACAGGAGTGAATACTCTTCACAGTCTCAGATTCTGACTCCAACTGTAatgctgcaaaaaacaaaaaacaccatcagaaacataaaaattgtacaatacaatactattAGCTTGCATTAGTACAAGGAAACTAAACGGAGCACAATACAGGAAATTTTAAAGTACATATAAAAGGAATacttcagtttattacaacttttagCGATGGCGCTGCATTCTGAAATCTCTGTAATAAATTTAGTAAGTTCAATGTTAAATCACAACCAACAGCTGATGGccacaaaaacatataaaccaAGACGTAATAAAGagtaattttcctttaatagaaagaaaatggaggaaGTACTCAAGTACCTTTTTTCAATCGCCGGAATGCCGAAATCTTCCGTCGAATTCGTGGTCTCCTGTCTTGAGAAGCCACCTGCTCAGGAGGCACTACATGGCGTGCATTGTAGCTCAGTCCGACCCTATGAAGATGCCCTCGGACATGATTGGACAATCCAACACCTGATTCAAAGATGGCAGGACAGTATGGACAGGTCTTGCGGTCTGATTCCAACTCTGACAGATCGTCTGTGAAGGGTTCTCTCAATGGTATTGGGTGGGAGTCAAAGGTTTCTTGAAATACTTCTGTTTCTATGCATTCTTCTTTGATTTCAGGGTCACTCTGATCCTGCTCTTCAGTCTTAATTTTCTCAAACAGCATTTTTGATGCCTGCAGGGCACCCCTCATTGACATTCTTCTGCTATAGgtataaattatgttttgtttttcttgcttgaTTCCATTGTCAAAAAGGTTAGTGTTGGCATCTGCATCCTTAAACTGGAAAATTTCTTTTTCGTCACAGTCTTCCACTTCTCCTTGATTTAGTCTCTTGGGACTTGGCAAAGGTTTTGGTAAGATGAAGCATGAGTCTTGATCAGAGGTGTTGCGATATGGggttgacatttttcttttagatGGTGACTTTTTGAAGGTTGACTGATTTATGTTCAACTTGGGTACACTGCTTCTGTTGGTATCTCTCTCAGCTTCTCTGGATGGCACTCTATGGCCATTTGGGGACAAAGCTGAATCTTCAACTTTGACAGTCAATGTTCCTGGCAACTGATCAGAGCCATCTTTGTCACTTTCAGAATCCTGAACAGATGTGCTGCAATTATTGCTTTCCTTCTTCTGTTCTGCAGTCTTCTTTCCATGTCTTTGTCGGGACAGGAGAACATTAATGGATTTGTCAAGCTTTGATTCTGTTAGTTGAGACTTGAGACTTCTCTTAATCTTGCTATTTTTGAATAAGTCTGAAATGTCATTGGACTCGCTGGGTGAACAAGTTGTTTTAGAAgagatttgattttttattaAGATTTTAGATGTTAACTCTGCATCTTCTACAGGAGTTTTACTAGTGGGAACATGCTGCTCTTTAGATGGTTGTGCATTTTTCTCACGAGACTGTGCAGCTTTGTATTCCTCAAAAGTTTGTTGATGACGACGCAGAAGGTGATTCTTAAAAACGTTTTTGCTAAAAGCTCTATAAGAACAAACGTTACAAGAGAAGATTTCTGAGTCATCATTCTGGATCTGCTTTCTAACTGTAATAACAGTGTGCTGCATAATGTTATGTCTCCTAAGATCATTCTCACTCAGAGTCCTGAAGCTacatttgtcacatttaaattttcttttgtCCTTCTCATGTGTTTTCGCATGTTGAACAAACGTGTTTGGGCAGTTTGTTTCAAATGAGCACTGAGGACAGCAAAGCTTTGCATTTTTACCCTCGTTCTTCTTATCACTTCTGTCTTTGATCTCTTCAGTGAGTCTTGATCTCTTTTCCTGGTGTATGGACATGTGCTCAATAAGTGAACCACTTTGTCTGAAAGACTGTCCACATTCCTGGCATATAAAAGGCTTTGGCGAATTATTCGGAGGGTCCACATGAGACTTCATGTGGCAATGCAAATGATGCTCTTTCTTGAAAATGAGCTTACATTTTGAGCAAGGGTAACATGATGGCTTCTCCTCTGAATGAGAATTTACTGAGAGCCTCCCCTTCAATGGTGAAAGCCCATGACCTAGACGGTTCTCATGTGAATTTCTTGCAGGTGCATTGTAAAGAATTTGCTTGATGGCCTTTACAGTTCCATTGGGATACTTTGTAACTTTCCCAGTTGTTGACGACTGTGAATTGGAGAACTTCCTTGACTTTCTGACTTTTCTGACAGGAATGGAGTCTACTTGGCCTTCTGCATCAGACAAATCCTCAGATGACTTGTGGCTCATATCAGGGTAAAGGTCTTCTGAGGGATCCACCATGACAACCATGTCCATTTTCCGTTTCCTTCTCCTTTGGCTGTTTGGAGGCAGGACTTCATCTTTAGGCTCCTCACCAGGGGAATCACCATGGTTCTCCCACAGAAACTGCATAAACTCTTTGTGAGGGTCCCAATGGATGTCACTGGCACTACTGAAATTATCCAATGAGTTCTCAGGTGA includes:
- the znf644a gene encoding zinc finger protein 644a, producing MAAEMSCLAGVDGDDKDADSEINALTLLQEPVRMAQESASCNDSFGKPSLKQNSVLDVLSNTDMLSPVGLGNGPSSHQATQAHELNNISTEKEEEKSITPLKTVQEIDTAGIWGFDESPENSLDNFSSASDIHWDPHKEFMQFLWENHGDSPGEEPKDEVLPPNSQRRRKRKMDMVVMVDPSEDLYPDMSHKSSEDLSDAEGQVDSIPVRKVRKSRKFSNSQSSTTGKVTKYPNGTVKAIKQILYNAPARNSHENRLGHGLSPLKGRLSVNSHSEEKPSCYPCSKCKLIFKKEHHLHCHMKSHVDPPNNSPKPFICQECGQSFRQSGSLIEHMSIHQEKRSRLTEEIKDRSDKKNEGKNAKLCCPQCSFETNCPNTFVQHAKTHEKDKRKFKCDKCSFRTLSENDLRRHNIMQHTVITVRKQIQNDDSEIFSCNVCSYRAFSKNVFKNHLLRRHQQTFEEYKAAQSREKNAQPSKEQHVPTSKTPVEDAELTSKILIKNQISSKTTCSPSESNDISDLFKNSKIKRSLKSQLTESKLDKSINVLLSRQRHGKKTAEQKKESNNCSTSVQDSESDKDGSDQLPGTLTVKVEDSALSPNGHRVPSREAERDTNRSSVPKLNINQSTFKKSPSKRKMSTPYRNTSDQDSCFILPKPLPSPKRLNQGEVEDCDEKEIFQFKDADANTNLFDNGIKQEKQNIIYTYSRRMSMRGALQASKMLFEKIKTEEQDQSDPEIKEECIETEVFQETFDSHPIPLREPFTDDLSELESDRKTCPYCPAIFESGVGLSNHVRGHLHRVGLSYNARHVVPPEQVASQDRRPRIRRKISAFRRLKKALQLESESETVKSIHSCPLCGDSFDNRTGQSNHIRGHLKKLGKSFATKNKSPLFLLRELMRDKKEFQRALQILGKRRNHFQYGASPKLSSVDRFTPTPIGITKNNSVSSVCTDAKPLMPTFSLAEMESEKRQLETKLDVKNSLSGTNALIGILKKRKCQEDSKLKGSSQMSRNMLAVSSNSEHSSGSRVSSSLPNSISEKGEFNRKVCVHCNATFHSGVSLSNHLRAYAKRKRNALLEGTTFDCKARRQRSRPGSKKKTLPLPQTPEEMYRLTCRFCDLVFQGPLSVQEDWIKHLQRHIMNTSVPHTGLGMVEVTSLPTDPPTLKTDQDSSLTAAHAAS